CAATTAGCCGACAGTAGCAgtataatgtaataaatattacgtTGACCGTTCATGGGTTCTCTGAAAAATCAAACAGGTATCGATTGCTTCTGTTTATAGGAgtcaaatataattatatattattttcttcattGTGCGACTGTCTTTTGTTTCTTCACGTTCATTACACTGGATACGTTGTTCCCAGAGTCGTTCGGTTGCAATATTAAGCGATTGTTAAATCGATGTATGATAGAATTGTGGGATACCTGGAGTGAGATTTTAAAATTGCAGCACATTTTTATCGTGGATACATCCAGTTTAGCAAAATTTGGAATCTGTTTtggataattgaaaatatattactttCGTAGTGTATTCAGTGGCTGTGTTATAAACATAATAAATAAAGAACAAGCCTTGTTACATCGAAAAGGTTAAGACAATTTCATAGATGAAGCTGTATATATCAGCGAGTTCTGATGCATCCGGAATCGTCCCATTTCAATCTATAGTTCTCCTGAGTAGGTCGTTTTCGATGCATGATATCGCGGAGTTTTTTCAGAAGGATGAAATTCTCGTGGATGACACGATCCTGTTTCTCACGTTCCAATTGTAATCCTTTTGCGTTTACGACAACGTGAGGTCTATCTTTCGGAGGATTTATGTCTATTGCACATGTGGCTTTCATCACCTAAATCATACAGAATAACAAAAAGTACTTATTGTTA
This window of the Ptiloglossa arizonensis isolate GNS036 chromosome 5, iyPtiAriz1_principal, whole genome shotgun sequence genome carries:
- the LOC143146592 gene encoding uncharacterized protein CFAP97D2-like isoform X2, which translates into the protein MFCGKKNSSASFMWKHKAYERHRLKVMKATCAIDINPPKDRPHVVVNAKGLQLEREKQDRVIHENFILLKKLRDIMHRKRPTQENYRLKWDDSGCIRTR
- the LOC143146592 gene encoding uncharacterized protein LOC143146592 isoform X1, with protein sequence MSISPNLNSVDIVSNLNLLQELYSYKVMKATCAIDINPPKDRPHVVVNAKGLQLEREKQDRVIHENFILLKKLRDIMHRKRPTQENYRLKWDDSGCIRTR